The genomic segment TGGCCCAAACTGAACGAAGAAACGGTCAGCCCCGGGATCCGGGTACCGATATCATCCAGATCATAAATGCGCGATTCACGGATATAGGGAGGTCTGATCACGGAAACCGCAAGTGGCACAGTCTGCATGTTTTCCGTCCGCCTCTGGGAAGTCACAATCACCTCATCAATGGCAGGCACCCAGCCCACAATCTCTTGCGGCGGAACCAGATCTTCCTCTGGAGCGGGGTGTGCCGAATCCCTTTTATAAACCGGCCGCGGCAGACCGGGCCCCACGGAAATCGTATTCTGGTCAATAAACCGAAACCCCAATGAGCTGTCCCTGAGCAGCACAGACAGGGCCTCCCACGGATAATACCGGCCTGACAAAGGCGGCGCAATCAGATCTTTCACATCTTCCTTACGAACCAGAACGGACAGTTCGGCCTGCCGGCCAAATTCCAAAAGGGAAAGCGCCAGATCCTGGCGGGCAATATCAAAGGTGAGGCGGCCATAAGACTGGGCCTGGCTTTTTGTCACCGACAAAAAAACCAAAACCAACAGGACTAAAGCTGACCCTGAGGCAGATGTCTTACGCCATAAACCAGAGATACAATACAGACCAGGGGGCCCCCCCCTTGTTCTGTGATGCCACATATGTGTGACTCCTCCCGAGACTTTATTATCCGTTACCTGTTCTTGTTATATAAATTATCATGACAGGGGCCACGCCCTTTTTGAGGCCATTATGACATGTTTTTCCTATTCAGGTAATGATGGTGTTGATTTTCGGGATAACATCTGATTCTCAATTTGATTTTCAGAGCGATATCCGGCTTGGGATAGGCCAGATTCAGGGGCGTGGGTAGAACAGGATCTTCCGATCCGCCGTTCTGACCGCCACCACGTCAAAGGTATTTTCCACAGCCCGGAGGGTTGCGTCGCGGTCGCTCACCTGCAGAATGGCCACCACCTGCATCTCTTCCAGCGCCGGATCGGCGATCAGGATCTGTTCCTCAAAATAACGGTCCAGATCACGCACCAGCCGGGCAAAACTGTCCCCGTTATAGATCAATTTGCGCTCGCGCCAGGCCATCACCGCTTCCCGGTCAATGGCATAGGCCTGATTGGGCTGACGGTCATCGCCCAGGACGAAGCCTTCCGCTGGGGCCAGTGTCGCATCAAAAACCGCCCCGGTTTTATTCAATTCCGCCAGACGCGCGTGATCCACGACCCCAACCGATCCTTCCACCACCTGCACCTCGCTGGTGGTCATCCCCCGGCGGATATTGAATTTCGTACCCAGCACCCGCACCACTCCGCCAGCGGTTTCCACCAGAAACGGCCGGGATTCATCACGCGTCACTTCAAAAAAGGCCTCGCCACGATCAAGGTAGACCCGGCGTTGCCCGGAGCGATAGGCCACCCGCAATTTGGTATCCGTGTTCAGGAAAATGTGGCTGCCATCGTCAAGCACCATATCTGCCTGCTGCCCAATGCCGGTTTCATAATGATCCGCCAGAATAATATCGCGATACATAAAAACCATCGTCACGGCAATCAGCAAGACCAGTGAGGCGGCCAAGGCGCCAAAGGTGCGCGCCGGCTTCTGGAACGTTGTTTTCCAGTGGCGGCGGGCCCTCTCCTGCATCAAAGAAAGGGGATCGGGATCCACATCCGAAATAGCGAGTGTATTGGACAGGCCGGTTTTATCCTGTCTGGCTTTATCCTGTTCCAGGATTTTAAAATCATTCCAGAAAACCTGGATTTCTTCATAGGCTGCGCCATGGGCCTCGTTACGGTCGAGCCAGGCCTGAAATTCATCCCGCAAAACCTCATCCGCCTGAGAGTTCCTCAGACGTACGAACCATTCGGTGGCCTCATCCAGCAGTGCTTCATCAATATACTTTTTATTCATTCTTCCCGAATCCCGCTCTTCCTTCCATAACGATTTAGCGCGGCATTCCCTCAACAAAAACTTCTACAAAAACTTCGGCGGACACGACTTCCGCCCCACAGTCAATAAAATTGCTAACCCCCCATTATGGTGTTATCCCTTTTCTGCCGGCCGCAACCGACGCCGTAAATGTTTCAGCGCCCGGATCATGTATTTTTCGACCATACTGACGGAAACATCCAGTTCCCGTGCAATCTGATCATAGGTTTTATGGTGTGCCCGATGCAGCAGAAAAGCCGTGCGACATTTTTCCGGCAGGTCTTCCAATGCCCTGTAAATACGCCCCAGCTCCTGTCGGCCGGACACATGCTGTTCCGGGGACAGTTGCAGGGTTTCTGCAGACATCACCGGCACGGCATCATTGGCCGCTTCCCGAAGATAGCCGCGCTGGCGGCGTTGGCGGCGCTGACGGTCAACCACCAGATTGGCGGCCGTCTGAAACAGATAGGCCCGGGGATTTTCCATCTTTTCCCAATCCTCGCGGGTCATCAGTTTTTGAAACGCCTCCTGCATCACCTCAAGCGCATCTTCCTTGTCCCTTAGACGCGAGACA from the Luteithermobacter gelatinilyticus genome contains:
- a CDS encoding FecR family protein — protein: MNKKYIDEALLDEATEWFVRLRNSQADEVLRDEFQAWLDRNEAHGAAYEEIQVFWNDFKILEQDKARQDKTGLSNTLAISDVDPDPLSLMQERARRHWKTTFQKPARTFGALAASLVLLIAVTMVFMYRDIILADHYETGIGQQADMVLDDGSHIFLNTDTKLRVAYRSGQRRVYLDRGEAFFEVTRDESRPFLVETAGGVVRVLGTKFNIRRGMTTSEVQVVEGSVGVVDHARLAELNKTGAVFDATLAPAEGFVLGDDRQPNQAYAIDREAVMAWRERKLIYNGDSFARLVRDLDRYFEEQILIADPALEEMQVVAILQVSDRDATLRAVENTFDVVAVRTADRKILFYPRP
- a CDS encoding RNA polymerase sigma factor translates to MPEPDHQFLKKMYRDYNESLLRFLVSRLRDKEDALEVMQEAFQKLMTREDWEKMENPRAYLFQTAANLVVDRQRRQRRQRGYLREAANDAVPVMSAETLQLSPEQHVSGRQELGRIYRALEDLPEKCRTAFLLHRAHHKTYDQIARELDVSVSMVEKYMIRALKHLRRRLRPAEKG